One genomic window of Quercus robur chromosome 6, dhQueRobu3.1, whole genome shotgun sequence includes the following:
- the LOC126689487 gene encoding homocysteine S-methyltransferase 3: MGSGNMVETTTTTSSTFMSDFIGKCGGYVVIDGGFATELERHGADLNDPLWSAKCLVDSPHLVRRVHLDYLDAGANIILTASYQATIQGFEAKGFSKEEAEALLRKSVEIACEAREIYYDRCTKDSWDFMENGRTSRRPILVAASVGSYGAYLADGSEYSGNYGDAITLETLKDFNRRRVQILANSGADLIAFETIPNKLEAKAYAELLEEEGIEIPAWFSFNSKDGINVVSGDPISECVSIADSCKQVVAVGINCTPPRFIHGLITSIRKVTSKPVLIYPNSGETYDGQTKQWVKSSGNVDEDFVSYIVKWREAGASLFGGCCRTTPKTIRGIATALCDKN; the protein is encoded by the exons ATGGGTTCAGGAAACATGGTggagacaacaacaacaacgtcgTCGACTTTTATGTCGGACTTCATCGGAAAGTGCGGTGGCTACGTTGTCATTGATGGTGGCTTTGCGACAGAGCTGGAAAGACATGGGGCTGATCTCAACGACCCTCTTTGGAGCGCCAAGTGCCTTGTCGATTCCCCACATCTTGTCCGAagg GTTCATCTAGATTATCTTGATGCTGGAGCTAATATCATACTTACAGCATCTTATCAG GCCACGATTCAGGGATTTGAGGCTAAAGGCTTCTCTAAGGAAGAAGCCGAAGCTTTGCTTAGGAAAAGTGTAGAAATTGCATGTGAGGCACGGGAAATTTACTATGACCGATGCACAAAAGACTCTTGGGATTTCATGGAAAATGGAAGGACTTCAAGACGTCCAATTTTGGTTGCAGCTTCTGTTGGAAGCTATGGAGCTTATCTAGCTGATGGTTCTGAGTATAG TGGGAACTACGGCGATGCAATCACTTTGGAAACATTGAAGGATTTTAATAGAAGAAGGGTACAGATTCTAGCCAACTCAGGTGCTGACCTGATTGCGTTTGAAACAATTCCAAATAAGCTAGAGGCAAAG GCATATGCTGAGCTTCTGGAAGAAGAAGGCATAGAAATTCCAGCATGGTTTTCGTTCAATTCTAAGGATGGAATTAATGTGGTTAGTGGTGATCCTATTTCGGAGTGTGTCTCCATTGCAGATTCATGCAAGCAAGTTGTTGCTGTTGGGATCAACTGTACCCCTCCTAGATTTATCCATGGACTGATTACATCTATTCGAAAG GTAACGAGTAAACCGGTTCTGATATATCCCAACAGTGGTGAGACTTATGATGGTCAGACCAAGCAATGGGTG AAATCAAGTGGGAATGTAGATGAAGATTTTGTTTCATACATAGTCAAGTGGAGGGAGGCTGGGGCTTCTCTTTTTGGTGGGTGCTGCAGGACAACTCCCAAAACTATTAGAGGCATAGCCACGGCTCTCTGTGATAAAAACTAA
- the LOC126689486 gene encoding protein RDM1 isoform X2 encodes MKVLVYFISIHIIERTLVWVLFRITFYELPILLKPDALIKSAEMYQEYMKHIPIPTHRGSVIPFTSWMGLGKSIKQLYNQPLHYLTNILLKQWDQLRIGSEDECKPLDTLVHPCKAEATIWLIEEVHRHTSSHLHLAKLWLSDPLHHTFIDSIFPKL; translated from the exons ATGAAGGTATTAGTATACTTCATATCAATTCATATTATAGAAAGAACCTTAGTCTGGGTTCTTTTTAGAATAACCTTCTACGAACTACCTATTCTGTTGAAACCAG ATGCGTTAATCAAAAGTGCAGAAATGTATCAGGAATACATGAAGCATATCCCAATTCCAACACACCGTGGCTCTGTTATTCCATTTACCTCATGGATGGGATTAGGCAAATCCATTAAGCAGTTATACAATCAGCCTTTGCACTACCTCACCAATATTCTCCTAAAACAGTGGGATCAATTGAGGATTGGCAGTGAGGATGAATGTAAGCCTTTGGATACCTTAGTTCACCCTTGTAAAGCTGAAGCCACCATCTGGCTTATTGAAGAAGTCCACCGGCACACCTCATCTCATCTTCATTTAGCCAAACTTTGGCTTTCAGACCCATTGCACCATACTTTTATTGATTCCATTTTCCCAAAATTATGA
- the LOC126689483 gene encoding DExH-box ATP-dependent RNA helicase DExH16, mitochondrial isoform X2, whose amino-acid sequence MASSFLLRRRVSSLGVVSRFLHAGNMEHRWLHLESRIEALVTLFGATRKFSSGTGTTKFDFTDLTHPHTWYPNARRKHRKVILHMGPTNSGKTHNALKQLQSSSSGIYCGPLRLLAWEVAKRLNKAKVPCDLITGQEREEADGAKHKAVTVEMADVTSDYQCAVIDEIQMLGCRTRGFSFTRALLGISADELHLCGDPAAVPLIQEMLRVTGDEVEIQFYERLSPLVPMKVPLGSFSNIQTGDCIVTFSRRNIYRLKREIENGGKHLCSVVYGSLPPETRTRQATMFNDASSDFDVLVASDAIGMGLNLNISRIIFSTMKKFDGIEMRDLMVPEIKQIAGRAGRYGSKFPVGKVTCIDAEDLPLLHSSLESPSPTLELAGLFPTFDLMYMYSLVHPTNSLHQILEHFLDNAKLSENYFIADCEEMLKVAAVIDELPLGLHDKYLFCISPVDMDDEISSQGLTQFAQNYANKGIVRLREIFTPGTLQVPKTQTALKELESIHKV is encoded by the exons ATGGCCTCCTCGTTCTTACTTCGTAGAAGAGTTTCGTCTCTTGGTGTTGTTTCTCGCTTTCTTCACG CAGGAAATATGGAGCACAGATGGCTGCACTTGGAATCAAGGATTGAGGCTTTAGTTACCCTTTTTGGTGCAACGAGAAAGTTCAGCAGTGGCACTGGTACCACAAAGTTTGACTTTACAGATCTCAC TCATCCTCATACATGGTACCCAAATGCTAGAAGGAAACATCGCAAGGTTATCCTGCATATGGGTCCCACAAATAGTGGTAAAACACACAATGCTCTGAAGCAACTTCAGTCAAGTTCTTCTG GCATATACTGTGGTCCATTGAGATTGTTAGCGTGGGAGGTGGCAAAAAGGTTGAACAAGGCAAAAGTTCCTTGTGATCTCATTACAGgacaagagagagaggaggCTGATGGTGCAAAACATAAGGCTGTGACAGTTGAGATGGCTGATGTAACTTCAGACTACCAATGTGCCGTTATTGATGAAATTCAG ATGTTGGGATGTAGGACAAGAGGTTTTTCATTTACTCGTGCTCTATTAGGAATCTCTGCTGATGAGCTTCACCTTTGTGGAGATCCAGCTGCTGTCCCCCTCATTCAGGAAATGTTGAGAGTGACTGGTGATGAGGTGGAG ATTCAATTTTATGAGAGACTTTCACCTCTAGTTCCAATGAAGGTTCCTCTTGGGTCCTTCTCTAATATACAAACAGGCGATTGCATTGTAACCTTTTCACGTCGTAATATATACAGGCTAAAG AGGGAAATTGAAAATGGGGGAAAGCATCTTTGTTCTGTTGTTTATGGTTCGCTGCCACCAGAGACTCGAACTAGACAG GCAACAATGTTCAACGATGCAAGCAGTGACTTTGATGTTCTTGTGGCTAGTGATGCCATTGGGATGGGTCTCAATCTGAACATTTCCAGGATCATCTTTTCAACCATGAAGAAATTTGATGGCATTGAGATGCGGGATCTTATGGTACCTGAAATCAAGCAAATTGCAG GGAGAGCTGGCCGGTATGGATCAAAATTTCCTGTTGGTAAAGTCACTTGTATAGATGCAGAGGATCTACCCTTGCTTCATTCATCACTTGAATCTCCATCGCCCACACTAGAG CTTGCTGGATTATTTCCTACCTTCGATCTCATGTATATGTATTCACTTGTACACCCAACAAATAGCCTCCATCAGATATTG GAGCACTTTCTTGACAACGCTAAATTATcggaaaattattttattgctGATTGTGAAGAAATGTTG AAAGTTGCTGCTGTTATTGATGAGTTGCCCCTTGGGTTGCATGATAAGTACCTTTTCTGCATCAG TCCAGTTGACATGGATGATGAGATTTCATCTCAAGGTCTTACACAG TTTGCACAAAATTATGCAAACAAAGGCATAGTTCGGCTGCGAGAAATATTTACACCGGGGACACTTCAGGTGCCAAAAACACAAACTGCTCTCAAGGAGCTTGAATCCATACACAAG GTGTGA
- the LOC126689483 gene encoding DExH-box ATP-dependent RNA helicase DExH16, mitochondrial isoform X1 — translation MASSFLLRRRVSSLGVVSRFLHAGNMEHRWLHLESRIEALVTLFGATRKFSSGTGTTKFDFTDLTHPHTWYPNARRKHRKVILHMGPTNSGKTHNALKQLQSSSSGIYCGPLRLLAWEVAKRLNKAKVPCDLITGQEREEADGAKHKAVTVEMADVTSDYQCAVIDEIQMLGCRTRGFSFTRALLGISADELHLCGDPAAVPLIQEMLRVTGDEVEIQFYERLSPLVPMKVPLGSFSNIQTGDCIVTFSRRNIYRLKREIENGGKHLCSVVYGSLPPETRTRQATMFNDASSDFDVLVASDAIGMGLNLNISRIIFSTMKKFDGIEMRDLMVPEIKQIAGRAGRYGSKFPVGKVTCIDAEDLPLLHSSLESPSPTLELAGLFPTFDLMYMYSLVHPTNSLHQILEHFLDNAKLSENYFIADCEEMLKVAAVIDELPLGLHDKYLFCISPVDMDDEISSQGLTQFAQNYANKGIVRLREIFTPGTLQVPKTQTALKELESIHKVLDLYVWLSFRLEDSFPDHELASSQKAICSLLIEEFLERLGWQKPKARRLPSRARMNSLLSKDIRQHL, via the exons ATGGCCTCCTCGTTCTTACTTCGTAGAAGAGTTTCGTCTCTTGGTGTTGTTTCTCGCTTTCTTCACG CAGGAAATATGGAGCACAGATGGCTGCACTTGGAATCAAGGATTGAGGCTTTAGTTACCCTTTTTGGTGCAACGAGAAAGTTCAGCAGTGGCACTGGTACCACAAAGTTTGACTTTACAGATCTCAC TCATCCTCATACATGGTACCCAAATGCTAGAAGGAAACATCGCAAGGTTATCCTGCATATGGGTCCCACAAATAGTGGTAAAACACACAATGCTCTGAAGCAACTTCAGTCAAGTTCTTCTG GCATATACTGTGGTCCATTGAGATTGTTAGCGTGGGAGGTGGCAAAAAGGTTGAACAAGGCAAAAGTTCCTTGTGATCTCATTACAGgacaagagagagaggaggCTGATGGTGCAAAACATAAGGCTGTGACAGTTGAGATGGCTGATGTAACTTCAGACTACCAATGTGCCGTTATTGATGAAATTCAG ATGTTGGGATGTAGGACAAGAGGTTTTTCATTTACTCGTGCTCTATTAGGAATCTCTGCTGATGAGCTTCACCTTTGTGGAGATCCAGCTGCTGTCCCCCTCATTCAGGAAATGTTGAGAGTGACTGGTGATGAGGTGGAG ATTCAATTTTATGAGAGACTTTCACCTCTAGTTCCAATGAAGGTTCCTCTTGGGTCCTTCTCTAATATACAAACAGGCGATTGCATTGTAACCTTTTCACGTCGTAATATATACAGGCTAAAG AGGGAAATTGAAAATGGGGGAAAGCATCTTTGTTCTGTTGTTTATGGTTCGCTGCCACCAGAGACTCGAACTAGACAG GCAACAATGTTCAACGATGCAAGCAGTGACTTTGATGTTCTTGTGGCTAGTGATGCCATTGGGATGGGTCTCAATCTGAACATTTCCAGGATCATCTTTTCAACCATGAAGAAATTTGATGGCATTGAGATGCGGGATCTTATGGTACCTGAAATCAAGCAAATTGCAG GGAGAGCTGGCCGGTATGGATCAAAATTTCCTGTTGGTAAAGTCACTTGTATAGATGCAGAGGATCTACCCTTGCTTCATTCATCACTTGAATCTCCATCGCCCACACTAGAG CTTGCTGGATTATTTCCTACCTTCGATCTCATGTATATGTATTCACTTGTACACCCAACAAATAGCCTCCATCAGATATTG GAGCACTTTCTTGACAACGCTAAATTATcggaaaattattttattgctGATTGTGAAGAAATGTTG AAAGTTGCTGCTGTTATTGATGAGTTGCCCCTTGGGTTGCATGATAAGTACCTTTTCTGCATCAG TCCAGTTGACATGGATGATGAGATTTCATCTCAAGGTCTTACACAG TTTGCACAAAATTATGCAAACAAAGGCATAGTTCGGCTGCGAGAAATATTTACACCGGGGACACTTCAGGTGCCAAAAACACAAACTGCTCTCAAGGAGCTTGAATCCATACACAAG GTGTTGGATCTCTATGTTTGGTTGAGCTTTCGATTGGAGGATTCATTCCCAGACCATGAGCTGGCGTCATCACAGAAGGCCATTTGCAGCCT GTTGATTGAGGAGTTCCTGGAAAGACTAGGGTGGCAGAAGCCAAAGGCAAGGAGGTTACCATCACGTGCAAGAATGAATTCTCTTTTGTCCAAGGACATCCGACAGCATTTGTGA
- the LOC126689485 gene encoding pentatricopeptide repeat-containing protein At3g22690, translating into MNTMAVTLLPLSPLVSATPTFITPTNQNDPKTTSKDPSPTGSFQNCKSIKELKQVQSHFTKKGLTHSPSTVSKLIAACAQMGTLESLDYAQNAFKLYREDEGSIGSLFMHNSLIRGYSSAGFGDAAILLYIEMVIAGIVPDKFTFPFVLSACAKIVGFCEGIQVHGVVVKMGLEEDVFIGNSLIHLYAECGKMEYARKVFDGMLERNVVSWTSLICGYARRDCPGDAVSLFFEMVETGITPNSVTMVCVISACAKLKDLELGEKVSAYVGEEGVKCNTLMVNALVDMYMKCGAIGSAKRLFDECVDRNLVLCNTIMSNYVRQGLVRDALAVFGEMLQQGPRPDRVTMLSAISACAQLGDLLFGKQCHGYVLRNGLESWDNISNAMIDMYMKCAKQEMAHRVFNCMSKKTLVSWNSLIAGLIGNDNVESAWEIFNEMPENDLVSWNTMVNALVQESMFEEAIELFREMQNEGIKADRVTMVGVASACGYLGALDLAKWILTYIEKNNIHCDMRLGTALVDMFARCGDTESAIQIFNKMAKRDVSAWTAAIGAMAMEGNGERAVELFNEMLRQGVKPDEVVFVALLTACSRCRFVDQGWHLFRSMKEIHGIYPQIVHYGCMVDLLGRAGLLEEAIDLIKSMPMEPNDVIWGSLLAACRTHKNVKLAAHAAERITELAPDRTGIHVLLSNIYASAGKWNEVAKVRLQLKEKGIHKVPGSSSMQVNGIIHEFTSGDESHPEKAHIAMMLQEINCRLKHAGHVPDLTNVMLDVDEHEKEYLLSQHSEKLAIAFGLISTGQGTPIRVVKNLRICADCHSFSKLVSRIYEREIIVRDNSRFHFFRQGNCSCCDYW; encoded by the coding sequence ATGAAtactatggctgtaacccttctTCCACTGTCTCCTCTGGTCTCAGCCACTCCAACCTTCATAACTCCCACCAACCAAAATGACCCCAAGACCACATCCAAAGACCCCTCTCCAACTGGGTCTTTCCAGAATTGCAAATCCATCAAAGAACTCAAGCAAGTACAGTCACACTTCACAAAGAAAGGCCTCACTCATAGTCCCTCTACTGTGTCCAAGCTAATTGCTGCGTGTGCCCAAATGGGCACTCTTGAAAGCTTAGATTATGCTCAAAATGCATTCAAACTTTATAGAGAAGATGAGGGGAGTATTGGGTCTTTGTTCATGCACAATTCTTTGATTAGAGGTTACTCTTCAGCTGGGTTTGGTGATGCAGCTATCTTGCTTTATATTGAAATGGTGATTGCGGGTATTGTGCCTGATAAGTTCACGTTTCCTTTTGTACTAAGCGCGTGTGCGAagattgttgggttttgtgaggGAATTCAAGTTCATGGAGTAGTTGTTAAGATGGGTTTAGAGGAAGATGTGTTTATTGGTAATTCTTTGATTCATTTGTATGCAGAGTGTGGAAAGATGGAGTATGCACGGAAAGTGTTTGATGGGATGCTTGAGAGAAATGTTGTGTCGTGGACGAGTTTGATTTGTGGCTATGCTAGGAGGGATTGTCCAGGGGATgcagtttctttgttttttgaaatggtGGAGACGGGTATTACACCCAATTCGGTTACGATGGTGTGTGTGATTTCGGCTTGTGCAAAGTTGAAGGATCTTGAATTGGGTGAGAAGGTAAGTGCTTATGTGGGTGAGGAAGGAGTAAAGTGTAACACGCTTATGGTGAATGCGCTTGTTGATATGTACATGAAATGTGGAGCTATTGGTAGTGCAAAGAGGCTTTTCGATGAATGTGTTGATAGGAATTTGGTTCTATGCAATACTATCATGTCAAATTATGTGCGGCAAGGACTTGTGAGAGATGCTCTTGCTGTTTTTGGTGAGATGCTGCAACAGGGACCACGACCAGACAGAGTTACAATGTTATCAGCAATCTCAGCATGTGCACAATTAGGCGATCTTCTATTTGGAAAGCAGTGCCATGGTTATGTTTTAAGAAATGGACTAGAAAGTTGGGATAACATTTCTAATGCCATGATAGACATGTACATGAAGTGTGCTAAACAAGAAATGGCTCACAGAGTTTTTAACTGTATGTCAAAGAAGACTTTGGTGTCATGGAACTCATTGATTGCAGGTTTAATTGGAAATGATAATGTAGAGTCAGCTTGGGAAATTTTCAATGAAATGCCAGAGAATGATCTTGTGTCCTGGAACACAATGGTAAATGCTTTGGTCCAAGAGAGCATGTTTGAGGAGGCGATTGAACTTTTCCGAGAGATGCAGAATGAAGGGATTAAAGCAGATAGGGTGACAATGGTGGGCGTTGCATCTGCTTGTGGGTATTTAGGAGCTCTTGATCTTGCGAAGTGGATCCTTACCTACATTGAAAAGAATAATATTCACTGTGACATGCGGCTTGGCACAGCCTTGGTTGACATGTTTGCCAGGTGTGGTGACACTGAAAGTGCAATACAAATTTTCAATAAGATGGCAAAAAGAGATGTTTCTGCTTGGACTGCAGCCATTGGAGCAATGGCAATGGAGGGAAACGGGGAGCGAGCTGTGGAGCTTTTCAATGAGATGCTTAGGCAAGGGGTGAAACCCGATGAGGTAGTCTTTGTGGCACTACTGACAGCATGCAGCCGTTGCAGGTTTGTGGATCAAGGGTGGCATCTTTTCAGGTCAATGAAGGAAATCCATGGAATCTACCCTCAAATTGTCCATTATGGGTGCATGGTTGATTTACTTGGCAGAGCTGGGTTGTTGGAAGAAGCTATTGATCTCATAAAGAGCATGCCCATGGAACCTAATGATGTGATTTGGGGGTCTCTTTTAGCTGCTTGCCGGACACATAAAAACGTCAAATTGGCAGCACATGCAGCTGAAAGGATAACTGAATTGGCTCCTGATAGGACAGGGATTCATGTGCTTCTCTCAAACATATATGCATCTGCTGGGAAATGGAATGAAGTTGCAAAAGTGAGGTTACAATTGAAAGAAAAAGGCATCCATAAAGTGCCTGGATCAAGTTCAATGCAGGTTAATGGCATAATCCATGAGTTCACCTCTGGTGATGAATCACACCCAGAAAAGGCCCACATTGCAATGATGCTACAAGAAATAAATTGCAGACTCAAGCATGCAGGCCATGTTCCTGATTTAACCAATGTTATGCTTGATGTTGATGAGCATGAGAAAGAGTACTTGCTTAGCCAACATAGTGAGAAATTAGCCATAGCTTTTGGTCTTATCAGTACAGGTCAAGGAACGCCAATTCGTGTTGTTAAGAATCTCCGTATATGTGCTGATTGCCACTCGTTTTCCAAATTAGTATCAAGAATATATGAAAGGGAAATTATTGTCCGGGACAATAGCAGGTTTCACTTTTTTCGGCAAGGGAATTGTTCTTGTTGTGATTATTGGTAG
- the LOC126689484 gene encoding pentatricopeptide repeat-containing protein At3g22670, mitochondrial, whose protein sequence is MLSSKFQIFKLLSHTRKTRPFIFLYHPLCTMPDSTQLTESPELPSWVKFSDTQNPSNPDSDDEFVIPSLARWVDNHKFHDHSQVVKQMLSENTETEVDKISKILKNWYPSPDKAAEALNGSGFIASNNLVEQLLKRFSNDWVPAFGVFTWAKMQTGYRHSPELYDSMVDILGKAEQFRTVWELVEEMNELGGYVTLVTMSKVMRRLAKAGKYKEAIEAFRKIEMFGVSKDTTSMNVLMDALVKEGSVEDAHDVFLTFKKVIPLSAHTFNVLIHGWCKARKLDHAKKAMEDMEKHGFQPDVFSYTYFIGAYCREKDFRKVDKILEEMKDKGCRPSEVTYTIVMHALGKAKRINEALEVYEKMKRNGCVPDASIYSSLIFILGKSGRLKDARDVFEDMTKQGVSRDALTYNTLISCYCVHLQEEAAMKLLQQMEEDTCKPNLKTYGPLLRMCCQKKRMKVLYFLLDHMFRNDISPEVGTYSLLVHGLCKNGKLEHACLFFEEMVLKGMVPKDCTYKMLTEGLEGKSMTKAKEHIEKLMSRSQNNEAKEHIYYNGSFCL, encoded by the coding sequence ATGCTCTCATCAAAGTTCCAAATTTTTAAGCTTCTCTCTCACACTAGAAAAACCAGGCCTTTCATCTTCTTATACCACCCACTATGCACCATGCCTGACTCAACCCAACTCACCGAATCACCCGAGCTTCCAAGTTGGGTCAAATTCAGCGACACCCAAAACCCATCAAACCCAGATTCAGATGATGAATTTGTTATACCTTCACTTGCTCGTTGGGTTGACAACCACAAGTTTCATGATCACAGCCAAGTTGTTAAGCAAATGCTAAGTGAAAACACTGAGACAGAGGTTGATAAAATCAGCAAAATCCTCAAGAATTGGTACCCGTCGCCTGATAAAGCAGCGGAAGCTCTAAATGGGTCTGGTTTTattgcatcaaacaatttagTTGAACAGCTTTTGAAGAGATTTAGCAATGATTGGGTCCCGGCTTTCGGAGTTTTCACTTGGGCAAAAATGCAAACAGGTTATAGGCATTCTCCTGAGCTTTATGATTCCATGGTTGATATCTTAGGAAAGGCGGAGCAGTTCCGTACTGTGTGGGAATTggtggaggagatgaatgagttAGGTGGGTATGTCACATTGGTCACAATGAGTAAGGTTATGAGGAGGCTTGCAAAGGCTGGTAAATACAAGGAGGCAATAGAGGCATTTAGGAAAATAGAGATGTTTGGTGTGAGCAAAGATACCACATCAATGAATGTACTAATGGATGCATTGGTGAAAGAGGGTAGTGTTGAGGATGCCCATGATGTTTTCTTGACGTTCAAGAAAGTAATACCTTTGAGTGCTCACACATTCAATGTACTGATACATGGGTGGTGCAAGGCTAGGAAATTAGACCATGCCAAAAAGGCTATGGAGGATATGGAGAAACATGGGTTTCAGCCTGATGTGTTCTCCTATACTTATTTCATTGGAGCTTATTGTCGGGAAAAGGATTTCCGTAAAGTGGATAAAATTCTTGAAGAAATGAAAGATAAGGGCTGCCGGCCTAGTGAGGTGACTTATACTATTGTAATGCATGCTCTAGGGAAGGCAAAAAGGATTAATGAAGCTTTGGAGGTTTATGAGAAGATGAAGAGGAATGGTTGTGTTCCTGATGCATCAATTTATAGCTCTTTGATATTCATTCTTGGTAAGTCCGGTAGGCTTAAAGATGCACGCGACGTATTTGAGGACATGACAAAGCAAGGAGTTAGTCGGGATGCGTTGACATATAATACTTTGATCTCTTGTTATTGCGTGCATTTGCAAGAAGAGGCGGCGATGAAGTTGCTTCAGCAAATGGAAGAGGATACTTGCAAGCCAAATCTTAAGACTTATGGTCCTCTATTGAGGATGTGCTGTCAGAAGAAGAGAATGAAGGTGCTATACTTCTTGTTAGACCACATGTTTAGAAATGACATCAGTCCAGAAGTCGGGACTTATTCGCTTTTGGTGCATGGACTATGTAAGAACGGGAAACTTGAACACGCTTGCTTGTTCTTTGAAGAGATGGTGTTGAAGGGAATGGTTCCAAAGGATTGCACATACAAGATGTTGACGGAAGGACTTGAGGGCAAGAGTATGACAAAAGCAAAGGAACATATTGAGAAGTTGATGTCACGGTCACAGAACAACGAAGCAAAAGAGCACATCTACTACAATGGTAGTTTTTGTCTTTAG
- the LOC126689486 gene encoding protein RDM1 isoform X1 — protein MKRSLPWNEQIDVISSDDSSSSDSEMDGCDGKQPVDDECDSKQPIDDEYTGKELSYEDALIKSAEMYQEYMKHIPIPTHRGSVIPFTSWMGLGKSIKQLYNQPLHYLTNILLKQWDQLRIGSEDECKPLDTLVHPCKAEATIWLIEEVHRHTSSHLHLAKLWLSDPLHHTFIDSIFPKL, from the exons ATGAAGAGGTCATTGCCATGGAATGAGCAAATTGATGTTATATCATCAGATGATTCTTCTTCCTCGGACTCAGAGATGGATGGGTGTGATGGAAAGCAGCCAGTTGATGATGAGTGTGACAGCAAGCAGCCAATCGATGACGAGTACACTGGCAAAGAATTATCATATGAAG ATGCGTTAATCAAAAGTGCAGAAATGTATCAGGAATACATGAAGCATATCCCAATTCCAACACACCGTGGCTCTGTTATTCCATTTACCTCATGGATGGGATTAGGCAAATCCATTAAGCAGTTATACAATCAGCCTTTGCACTACCTCACCAATATTCTCCTAAAACAGTGGGATCAATTGAGGATTGGCAGTGAGGATGAATGTAAGCCTTTGGATACCTTAGTTCACCCTTGTAAAGCTGAAGCCACCATCTGGCTTATTGAAGAAGTCCACCGGCACACCTCATCTCATCTTCATTTAGCCAAACTTTGGCTTTCAGACCCATTGCACCATACTTTTATTGATTCCATTTTCCCAAAATTATGA